Genomic DNA from Oscillospiraceae bacterium:
TAAATCCTCCAAATATGTTCTTTTGACTGGCAGGTCATTACCATTGTAACATATTTGGAGGATTTTTTCTCACCGGTTAACCTTTATCGAACCACGCGACTATCGCGTGGTTTTCGTTATACAAAAAAAGGTTACTGCAAATGCAGTAACCTTTTTTTATTGTGAATACAACAAGGTTCCGGGGCACCCGACCGCAATCTTTGATTGCGTCATCGGGTCGGGTTCTTATTTTCGGTTTATTGAATTTCCTGCTCCGGTTTCTGAAAATCCTCGGTATCAAAAAACTCAGCTAACGTAACGTCTAATCCGTCACATAAAATTTTTAGGGTAACAATCCCGAGATTCCGACTTTTTCCGTACAATATATTTATAATCGTAGAAGGAGCAACGCCGGATTCCGATGCTAATTTGTTGATAGTCATACGCTTTTCTTCACACAAATGCAAAATTCTGTTTTTGACGGTTGTATAAGTATCCACGCTTTTCCCCCTGTATTATCACATACTTATATTATAACCGATTCTTCTTGGCAAAACAGGCTATATATGATTCAATGTAGGCTATAAATAGACTTTCGGGATATCTGCCTTAAAAAATTAGTGGAAAAATGTGACTACCAAAATTTATTTTAATTATTTCCCAAAAATGGAACTTATTTGTATCAGGCAAGTCTAAGAAAGTAATTGAATATCCAATAAAAATCTAAAAAAGAGAGGATTATCACAATGAAAAAAAGAATGTCGAGCTTACTCATCGCACTCATGTTACTCTGCACCGCGCTGTCTACCCTATCGCTTCCGGTCAGTGCAACAGACCAAGTTGTCTATCCCACATTGAATTCTACCGATGAATACTACATCTATAACTACGAAGGAGAAGATGTATTAATCAATTTTGCATCCGCATATCAGGATGAAAATGAATCGGTTCAGTGGTACAAAAAATACGGTGATCACTCTCTTTATATAAAAAGTGTGGAAAGCATCTATGAGCCTGACGATGGACTGATCTACACAGACGGTATATATACCCTCAAAGAAGGGGATATTGAACAATCTTCCAATTGGGAAAAATTATCAAACATTGATACTACAGCAGGTCAATTACAATACAATATCGGTAGTCTTCCCAACGGTCACCATATTGTCCTGGTAACCTCTTACCTGGGAGACTATCCTCTCCAAATTGTTGCAAAATGCAACATTTTGATTGTAGACAAAGGATCTGATATTAACGGTGGATATATCAACACTACCGAGGAATATAACCTTTACTACACTTCCCAAG
This window encodes:
- a CDS encoding helix-turn-helix transcriptional regulator produces the protein MDTYTTVKNRILHLCEEKRMTINKLASESGVAPSTIINILYGKSRNLGIVTLKILCDGLDVTLAEFFDTEDFQKPEQEIQ